From a single Brassica napus cultivar Da-Ae chromosome C9, Da-Ae, whole genome shotgun sequence genomic region:
- the LOC125592760 gene encoding UPF0651 protein YPL107W, mitochondrial-like produces the protein MVLLHHLHPRVSIAVWPAYNPRRKSLQDVLLSMRFGLTRDLSLKRSLGKYYSVSRQQQLTSPISMATKSENLVETSTEEKGKVDEDKEEEISLPPPPEKPEAGDCCGSGCVRCVWDVYYEELEEYNKLSKPS, from the coding sequence ATGGTTTTGTTGCATCATCTCCATCCTCGAGTCTCGATCGCCGTATGGCCAGCTTACAATCCTCGCCGGAAAAGCCTCCAGGATGTGCTTTTGAGCATGAGATTTGGATTAACGCGAGATCTCTCTCTAAAGCGGTCCTTGGGCAAGTACTATTCCGTATCTCGACAACAACAGCTCACGTCGCCGATCTCCATGGCCACCAAGAGCGAGAATCTCGTGGAAACTTCGACGGAGGAGAAAGGTAAGGTAGATGAGGATAAGGAGGAAGAGATCTCACTCCCTCCGCCGCCGGAGAAACCAGAGGCTGGAGATTGTTGCGGTAGCGGCTGCGTACGGTGCGTTTGGGATGTGTATTATGAGGAGCTCGAAGAATACAACAAGCTTTCTAAACCCAGTTAG